The following is a genomic window from Bacteroidota bacterium.
ACGCGAAAATGTATTGCTCTCAAAGAAATTATAGACAGGATTACATGATTTACAGGATTACAGGTTGTATCCAACGAACTTTGTGAATTTACATGTTAATCCTGCCAAAATGTATTTCTCGAAATGACGTCTAGTATCAATGATTTAATAAAGAATAACAGGATTTTATCAGATGATTTGGACTATTGTTCCCCGCTAAAACGAAGACCAATTTAGACCTGTATTCGCTATGTCGTCTGTTTGATCCGATTTTGAACTTTTAAAATTGTTAAACCCGGTCCAAGATTGTTCAATCAGGTTCTTTGATATTTATTCAATGTATTTTCTTCCTGATCCCAAAGGTATATTTCGATCAAAAAATCGGAGTCGATTTTAGCCCTTTTATTCAATTTGTAAAATATTAAAAATCAACTTTGTGTTATATTCTTTATTGTATTACCCCTTTCCAAATTAAAATCATTCCATTGAATTTTTGATTTTTTGAAAGCATTACATCTAAAAATAGGTGCATATTAAAGAATTATGCTATTTTTGACGCTTATTTTCAAACGATTTAATAAAACAAAAATATGGGAAATATCAGAAAAGGAGGGGAGCCTTCGGCATTTTACAGATGGATGGTTCTTCTGGTCATCAGCCTGGCCATGATGGGGAGTTATTATATCTATGATAGCATCAGTCCGTTAGCAGATTTATTAAAAAAAGACCTTCATTTTAGCGATTCCAACCTGGGTACATTAAACGCCATTTACAGCATTCCGAATATTTTCATGGTACTGATCGGGGGCATCATCATCGACCGTATCGGGACTAAGCGTTCATCCGTTATCTTCGGTCTTCTGGTGATGGTTGGTTCTTTTATCACCGCCTTGAACGGTAGTTTGTTTGGCATGGCAACAGGGCGCTTGATATTCGGCCTGGGTGCTGAAAGTATGAACGTGGCCATTACAACCAGTATTGCCCGTTGGTTTAAAGGCAAAGAACTTTCTTTTGCTTTCGGGTTAAATTTGACCGTGGCACGTTTGGGCTCTTTTCTGGCCTTAAATTCTCCTTTCTGGGCTGAAGGTTTATATGCCCATTGGCAGGGACCTTTGCTGATTACCATGGTTGCCGGGGTGATCACCCTGTTGACATTGGTAATTTATTATTTCCTCGACTGGTATGCTGAAAGAAACTTTACCCTTGCAAAGGAAGGTTCGCAGGACAAAATATTGATCAGTGATATCTTAAAATTTGGAAAATCTTTTTGGTTCATTACTTTTTTGTGCGTTACTTTTTATGCTGCCATGTTTCCTTTTCAGACTTTTGCCATTAAATTTTTCCAGGAAGCACATGGGGTATCCCGCCAATTTGCCGGTTTCCTTTCCAGTCTGTTGACATTGGCTGCAATGGTTTTTACCCCCTTGTTTGGCTTGCTGTCGGATCGTATCGGTAAGCGTTCATTGCTGATGATGTTTGGTTCTGCTTTGATTATCCCTGTCTACCTTTTAATGGCATATACCCACATCAGCCTGTATATTCCGATGGGTATCATGGGAATAGCATTTTCGTTGGTCCCGGCCGTGATGTGGCCTTCGGTTGCGATCGTTGTTGATAGTTCGAAGCTGGGTACTGCCTATGGCCTGATGACCATGATCCAGAATATTGGACTTGCAGGATTTAACTTACTGATAGGATGGGCTAATGATTATTCACAAGCCAGTGCGGTTCATCCTGCAGGATATCATTTAGGCATGTGGATTTTTTCGGCCTGCGGCTTTTTGGGTTTGTTCTTTGCTTTTATGCTTAGGGCTTCGGAACGTTCGAATTCACATGGACTGGAAGTAGGAACTTTGCATGCAAATAAATAGAATATTGAATATTGAAAATTTAGTTTTGGGCTAAAGCCCAATAAATAATTAAATTTCAGCCCGCCAGCTAAAGCTGGCGGCAATTCATGAAAAAAATAGACATTACATTAAAATTAAAAGGATTGGGTTTTATCCCAGGACAAAAAAATAATGTTTGCTGATTTTAGGAAGGGGCTAATATTTGGATTGGGCTTTAGTCAAAAAATTTAAAATTTTGAAAGATTTTTTATTTTCTAATTTTGAATAGGAATGGGCTTTAGCCCATTCCTGATATTTGAATGATTTTTTGCCCTCTTGCTAAAGCTGGCGGCAATTCATGGCTGTCGATAAAACACAAAAAAAATGAAAACAGCAAACATGGAGTTACATATGACATCTTAAAATCAATTATTTCTTATTGAAATAATGAGCCTTATTTTTTATG
Proteins encoded in this region:
- a CDS encoding MFS transporter; the protein is MGNIRKGGEPSAFYRWMVLLVISLAMMGSYYIYDSISPLADLLKKDLHFSDSNLGTLNAIYSIPNIFMVLIGGIIIDRIGTKRSSVIFGLLVMVGSFITALNGSLFGMATGRLIFGLGAESMNVAITTSIARWFKGKELSFAFGLNLTVARLGSFLALNSPFWAEGLYAHWQGPLLITMVAGVITLLTLVIYYFLDWYAERNFTLAKEGSQDKILISDILKFGKSFWFITFLCVTFYAAMFPFQTFAIKFFQEAHGVSRQFAGFLSSLLTLAAMVFTPLFGLLSDRIGKRSLLMMFGSALIIPVYLLMAYTHISLYIPMGIMGIAFSLVPAVMWPSVAIVVDSSKLGTAYGLMTMIQNIGLAGFNLLIGWANDYSQASAVHPAGYHLGMWIFSACGFLGLFFAFMLRASERSNSHGLEVGTLHANK